The Burkholderia pyrrocinia genome includes a region encoding these proteins:
- a CDS encoding DUF1840 domain-containing protein produces the protein MLVTFRSSAAPDIVMLRDLAQYLLGLVGKGLDVRGVIATDELPGAIARLEQAIRDDAARERAHEHSTLALRDDASPHASGLAQRAWPLLDMMRAAHDQGRHVMWGV, from the coding sequence ATGCTGGTGACGTTTCGGTCCTCCGCCGCACCCGATATCGTGATGTTGCGCGATCTGGCGCAGTATCTGCTGGGGCTGGTCGGCAAGGGGCTCGACGTACGCGGCGTGATTGCCACCGACGAACTGCCGGGCGCGATCGCGCGGCTCGAGCAGGCAATCAGGGACGATGCGGCACGGGAACGCGCGCACGAGCATTCGACGCTGGCATTGCGCGACGACGCGTCGCCGCATGCGAGCGGGCTCGCGCAGCGCGCGTGGCCGCTGCTGGACATGATGCGTGCGGCTCACGATCAGGGCCGGCACGTGATGTGGGGCGTGTAG
- a CDS encoding crotonase/enoyl-CoA hydratase family protein, translated as MQLQSHPACRPFYEAGELTQLTAFYEEGRNVMWMMLRSEPRPCFNQQLVTDIIHLARVARDSGLPFDFWVTGSLVPELFNVGGDLSFFVDAIRSGRRDQLMAYARSCIDGVYEIYTGFGTGAISIAMVEGSALGGGFEAALAHHYMLAQKGVKLGFPEIAFNLFPGMGGYSLVARKADRGLAESLIATGETHAAEWYEDCGLIDQTFDAGDAYLATRTFIDVTKPKLNGVRAMLRARERVFQLTRSELMDITEAWVQAAFTIESKDLAYMERLVMLQNRRVSKLRTV; from the coding sequence ATGCAACTCCAATCCCATCCGGCGTGCCGTCCGTTTTATGAAGCCGGCGAACTGACGCAACTGACTGCCTTTTACGAAGAAGGCCGCAACGTCATGTGGATGATGCTGCGATCGGAGCCGCGGCCGTGCTTCAACCAGCAACTCGTCACCGACATCATCCATCTCGCGCGCGTCGCACGCGACTCGGGCCTGCCGTTCGACTTCTGGGTGACGGGCTCGCTCGTCCCCGAGTTGTTCAACGTCGGCGGCGACCTGAGCTTCTTCGTCGACGCGATCCGCAGCGGCCGGCGCGACCAACTGATGGCCTATGCGCGCTCCTGCATCGACGGCGTATACGAGATCTACACGGGCTTCGGCACCGGGGCGATCTCGATCGCGATGGTCGAGGGCAGCGCGCTCGGCGGCGGCTTCGAGGCCGCGCTCGCGCATCACTACATGCTCGCGCAGAAGGGCGTGAAGCTCGGGTTCCCCGAGATCGCGTTCAACCTGTTCCCGGGCATGGGCGGCTATTCGCTGGTTGCGCGCAAGGCGGACCGCGGCCTCGCGGAATCGCTGATCGCGACCGGCGAAACGCATGCGGCCGAGTGGTACGAGGACTGCGGGCTGATCGACCAGACGTTCGACGCCGGTGACGCGTATCTCGCGACGCGCACCTTCATCGACGTGACGAAGCCGAAGCTGAACGGCGTGCGCGCGATGCTGCGCGCACGCGAGCGCGTGTTCCAGCTGACGCGCTCGGAGCTGATGGACATCACGGAAGCGTGGGTGCAGGCGGCGTTCACGATCGAGTCGAAGGACCTCGCGTACATGGAACGCCTCGTGATGCTGCAGAACCGGCGCGTGTCGAAGCTGCGCACGGTGTAA
- a CDS encoding APC family permease: protein MTAFEKVWQLLVGKPLDPLDPRTRHAIAVTPLLAWVGLGADGLSSSCYGPEEAFLALAHHTPLALFLALATAATVFIIALGYNQVIELFPTGGGGYRVATSLLGSKPGLVSGAALLVDYVLTVATSLASGVDAFFSLLPVSAQVFKLTAEIVLILLMTGLNFRGMRESIMVLLPIFIGFVILHFGLIVYGVAVHGSNLAMIVPDAVHEAHGMSQSLGVFVMLALLMRAFSLGGGTYTGLEAVSNNVNMLADPRVPNGKVTMWYMSTSLAFTAGGIILLYMLWNARPVEGETLNAVVFGSVIDHLGLGSAFARHALLAAVLAFEAGLLLVGAQTGFLDGPAVLSNMASDSWVPRHFRDLSTRLVRQNGIIVVGLSSLLILLWTHGNVDVLVVLYSINVFLTFSMSLLGMCTYWWRHRSERGWFKHFFLSALGLSVTATVLVITLVEKFTAGGWLTVLVTSAVIALCFVINRHYAYTRTQLAKEDALFSGQPPEVDEASAPGQPDPSQPTAVLLVGKHRGASMHALLWVNRLFPGHFRNVIFLAVGEVDAKAYDGHEHLERLRGTITEALDYYVAHCRRNGIAADYRIAFGTNPVVEFMNLASSTLDAYPNAVCFASKLIFRRVNFLTAWLHNQTPVELQARLHVEGKQMVLLPMNVG, encoded by the coding sequence ATGACCGCATTCGAGAAGGTGTGGCAGTTGCTCGTCGGCAAGCCGCTGGACCCGCTCGATCCGCGCACGCGCCATGCGATCGCCGTGACGCCGTTGCTGGCCTGGGTCGGGCTCGGCGCCGACGGCCTGTCGTCGTCGTGTTACGGCCCGGAGGAGGCGTTCCTCGCGCTGGCGCACCACACGCCGCTCGCGCTGTTCCTCGCGCTCGCGACCGCGGCGACCGTGTTCATCATCGCGCTCGGCTACAACCAGGTGATCGAGCTGTTCCCGACGGGCGGCGGCGGCTACCGCGTCGCGACCTCGCTGCTCGGGTCGAAGCCGGGGCTCGTGTCGGGCGCGGCGCTGCTGGTCGACTACGTGCTGACCGTCGCGACCTCGCTCGCGAGCGGCGTCGATGCGTTCTTCAGCCTGCTGCCGGTCAGCGCGCAGGTGTTCAAGCTCACGGCCGAGATCGTGCTGATCCTGCTGATGACGGGGCTCAACTTCCGCGGGATGCGCGAATCGATCATGGTGCTGCTGCCGATCTTCATCGGCTTCGTGATCCTGCACTTCGGGCTGATCGTGTATGGCGTCGCCGTGCACGGCAGCAACCTGGCGATGATCGTGCCCGACGCCGTGCACGAAGCGCACGGGATGTCGCAGTCGCTCGGCGTATTCGTGATGCTCGCGTTGCTGATGCGCGCGTTCTCGCTGGGCGGCGGTACCTATACGGGCCTCGAGGCCGTGTCGAACAACGTGAACATGCTGGCCGATCCGCGCGTGCCGAACGGCAAGGTGACGATGTGGTACATGTCGACGTCGCTCGCGTTCACGGCCGGCGGCATCATCCTGCTGTACATGCTGTGGAACGCGCGGCCCGTCGAAGGCGAAACGCTCAACGCGGTCGTGTTCGGCAGCGTGATCGACCATCTCGGGCTCGGCTCGGCGTTCGCGCGTCACGCCTTGCTCGCGGCCGTGCTCGCGTTCGAGGCCGGGCTGCTGCTGGTCGGCGCGCAGACGGGCTTTCTCGACGGCCCGGCCGTGCTGTCGAACATGGCGTCGGATTCGTGGGTGCCGCGCCATTTCCGCGACCTGTCGACGCGCCTCGTGCGGCAGAACGGCATCATCGTCGTCGGCCTGTCGAGCCTGCTGATCCTGCTGTGGACGCACGGCAACGTCGACGTGCTCGTCGTGCTGTACAGCATCAACGTGTTCCTCACGTTCAGCATGTCGCTGCTCGGGATGTGCACGTACTGGTGGCGCCATCGCAGCGAGCGCGGCTGGTTCAAGCACTTCTTCCTGTCGGCGCTCGGGCTGAGCGTGACGGCGACCGTGCTCGTCATCACGCTGGTCGAGAAGTTCACGGCGGGCGGCTGGCTCACGGTGCTCGTGACGAGCGCGGTGATCGCGCTGTGCTTCGTGATCAACCGCCACTATGCGTACACGCGCACGCAGCTCGCGAAGGAAGATGCGCTGTTCTCCGGGCAGCCGCCCGAAGTCGACGAGGCGAGCGCGCCGGGCCAGCCCGATCCGTCGCAACCGACGGCCGTGCTGCTGGTCGGCAAGCATCGCGGCGCGAGCATGCACGCGCTGCTGTGGGTGAACCGGCTGTTTCCCGGGCATTTCCGCAACGTGATCTTCCTCGCGGTGGGCGAAGTCGATGCGAAGGCGTATGACGGGCACGAGCATCTCGAACGGCTGCGCGGCACGATCACCGAAGCACTCGACTACTACGTCGCGCATTGCCGGCGCAACGGCATCGCGGCCGACTACCGGATCGCGTTCGGCACGAATCCCGTCGTGGAATTCATGAACCTCGCGTCGTCGACACTCGACGCGTATCCGAACGCCGTGTGCTTCGCGAGCAAGCTGATTTTCCGGCGCGTGAATTTCCTGACCGCGTGGCTGCACAACCAGACGCCTGTCGAGCTGCAGGCGCGCCTGCATGTCGAGGGCAAGCAGATGGTGCTGCTGCCGATGAATGTCGGGTAG
- a CDS encoding DUF3857 and transglutaminase domain-containing protein produces the protein MVRFPSGWTGCLLACAAALGAGAAMADTGDTGDEAPVTLVSDVHEFVIQHDGSLDEHDDATLRANNAIGIDAVAQRYVWFDKNLEKVDLLAAETIDRDGVAHPVGADGIRDVQEPRSAGAPTFQDGLLRTVVFPGVEAGSSTRVAFRKTRTKPVNRGYFGYYVEPSRDPVDSQRLIFDVPADLPLYADARGYVALPPVTANGRTRYEFDYRHGPYDRIENGAVGYPTYGDRLVVSTLPDYAAFAERYRNAAVDPSVNDPAVMQLARALTADAADPRDKARILYDWVQANVRYVGLFLGETAAAPHRVTDILRNRYGDCKDHVALFGALLAAVGIRSEPVLINLGSVYTLPSVPGYGGGAINHAITWLPDLALYADTTTAGIAFGYLPPIVMDRPALLVDTGVLSRTPATQPRGRIARLEIDAAQRDATRFHAYIEDDGWTAELERNLFRRATHDRIEQLATERLRQSGLRGRAQLSTSDRRVTDGPFDVTVSGTLDHFVWPDGTTALPALSSLTGGIATQVEGWLAEPVRTQPWGCIGGRFDETGQIALPVDVVVTDLPADAAVHDRFVDFTSHYVFDAAARVVQVTRRMTADFGRQVCTPDDFAALRASLERIERDTQAQIVVRATGR, from the coding sequence GTGGTGCGTTTTCCTTCCGGATGGACCGGCTGCCTGCTCGCCTGCGCCGCTGCGCTCGGTGCAGGCGCGGCCATGGCCGACACGGGCGACACGGGTGACGAAGCGCCCGTCACGCTCGTCAGCGATGTCCACGAGTTCGTGATCCAGCACGACGGTTCGCTCGACGAGCACGACGATGCGACGCTGCGCGCGAACAACGCGATCGGCATCGACGCGGTCGCGCAGCGCTACGTGTGGTTCGACAAGAATCTCGAGAAGGTCGACCTGCTCGCGGCCGAGACGATCGATCGCGACGGCGTCGCGCATCCGGTCGGCGCGGACGGCATCCGCGACGTGCAGGAGCCGCGCTCGGCCGGCGCGCCGACGTTCCAGGACGGGCTGTTGCGCACCGTCGTGTTCCCCGGCGTCGAAGCCGGGTCGAGCACGCGCGTCGCCTTCCGCAAGACGCGCACGAAGCCCGTCAATCGCGGCTACTTCGGCTACTACGTCGAGCCGTCGCGCGATCCCGTCGACAGCCAGCGGCTGATCTTCGACGTGCCGGCCGACCTGCCGCTGTACGCCGACGCGCGCGGCTACGTCGCGCTGCCGCCGGTGACGGCGAACGGCCGCACGCGCTACGAGTTCGACTACCGGCACGGCCCGTACGACCGCATCGAGAACGGCGCGGTCGGCTACCCGACCTACGGCGACCGGCTCGTCGTGTCGACGCTGCCCGACTACGCGGCGTTCGCCGAGCGCTACCGCAACGCGGCCGTCGACCCAAGCGTGAACGATCCGGCCGTCATGCAGCTGGCGCGCGCGCTCACCGCGGATGCCGCCGATCCGCGCGACAAGGCGCGCATCCTGTACGACTGGGTGCAGGCGAACGTGCGCTACGTCGGGCTGTTCTTGGGCGAAACGGCCGCCGCGCCGCATCGCGTGACGGATATCCTGCGCAACCGCTACGGCGACTGCAAGGACCATGTCGCGCTGTTCGGCGCACTGCTCGCGGCGGTCGGCATCCGCAGCGAACCGGTGCTGATCAATCTCGGTTCCGTGTACACGCTGCCGTCCGTGCCCGGTTACGGCGGCGGCGCGATCAATCACGCGATCACGTGGCTGCCCGATCTCGCACTCTATGCGGATACGACGACGGCCGGCATCGCGTTCGGCTACCTGCCGCCGATCGTGATGGATCGCCCGGCGCTGCTCGTCGACACGGGCGTGCTGTCGCGCACGCCGGCCACGCAGCCGCGTGGTCGCATCGCGCGGCTCGAGATCGACGCCGCGCAGCGCGACGCCACGCGTTTTCATGCATACATCGAGGACGACGGCTGGACGGCCGAACTCGAACGCAACCTGTTTCGCCGCGCGACGCACGACCGCATCGAGCAGCTCGCAACCGAACGCCTGCGGCAAAGCGGCTTGCGCGGCCGCGCGCAACTGTCGACCAGCGACCGGCGCGTGACCGACGGGCCGTTCGACGTGACGGTGTCGGGCACGCTCGATCATTTCGTGTGGCCCGACGGCACGACCGCGTTGCCCGCGCTGTCGAGCCTCACGGGCGGCATCGCGACGCAGGTCGAAGGCTGGTTGGCCGAACCCGTGCGCACGCAGCCGTGGGGCTGTATCGGCGGCAGGTTCGACGAGACCGGCCAGATCGCGCTGCCGGTCGACGTCGTCGTGACCGACCTGCCGGCCGATGCGGCCGTGCACGACCGCTTCGTCGATTTCACGTCGCATTATGTGTTCGACGCGGCCGCGCGCGTCGTGCAGGTCACGCGGCGGATGACGGCGGATTTCGGCCGTCAGGTGTGCACGCCCGACGATTTCGCGGCGCTGCGCGCGTCGCTCGAACGCATCGAACGCGACACGCAGGCGCAGATCGTCGTGCGGGCGACAGGGCGTTGA